The sequence CGGGACGAGGGTACGGCCGTCGCCGGTCTTCACGCCGAGGACGACGCGTTCGCGCAGACCGGTGAGGAAGGCGCTTTGGACCGGGCCGAGGGAGCGGGTGAAGGGGAACTCCACGACGAGGGGCGCTTTGAGGACTTCGGGCATCGGGAACTTGCCTCCTTCGAGCAAGGTCGGTGACGTCGCGCCCCATGGGGGCGCGGGGCTGTATCGATGTGCGGCTCCGCCGCGATGGAGGTCCCCCCGGGTTCGAGCGAAGCCGAGAACTTGGGGGAGCGACCAGCCACGCACGGCCCGCAGTGTCCGAACCGCGCCTGCGAGCGGAGCGTTACGCGCGCTTGTAGACGGGGGGCCGCTTCTCCGCGAAGGCGCGGGTTCCCTCCTTGGCGTCGGCGGTGTCGAAGACCGGCCAGCCGCGGGCGAGTTCGGCGGCGAGTCCGTCGGTCTCGGTCATCTCGGCGGTCTCGTACACCGAGGCCTTGACGGCCTCCACGGCGAGCGGCCCGCAGGCGTTGATCTGCTCGGCGATCTCCATCGCCCTGGCGAGTGCGGTGCCGTCGGGGACCACGTGCCCGATGAGCCCGATGGCGGCGGCCTCCTCGGCGCTGTACGGCCGCCCGGTCAGCAGCATCTCCAAGGCGTGGGTGCGCGGGATCTGGCGCTGCAGCCGGACGGTCGAGCCGCCGATCGGGAACAGTCCGCGCCTGACCTCGAACAGGCCGAAGGTCGCGGACGCGCCCGCCACCCGGATGTCGGTGCCCTGGAGGATCTCGGTGCCCCCGGCCACGCAGTACCCCTCGACGGCGGCGATCACCGGTTTGCGGGGCCGGTGGTGGCGCAGCATGGCCTTCCAGTGCAGATCGGGATCGGCCTTGAGCCGGTCGCGGTAGTGCTGCCCCGCCATGCCGTCGCCGGCCAGTGCCTTGAGGTCCATTCCGGCGCAGAAGGCACCCTGGGTCCCGGTGAGCACGATCGAGCGGATCGCGTCGTCCTCGTCCGCCTCGATCCAGCCGTCGTACAGGCCGACGAGCATGGGAAGCGAGAGCGCGTTCTTCGCTTCGGGCCTGTTGAGCGTGAGCACCAAAGTGGCACCCTCGCGCTGCACGGTGAGGTGTTCCGTCCCACCCATCGCCCATCTCCCCTCGGTAAGAACGAGAACAGGTTGCAGTAGGCGGTCGGCCACTTCAAGGGTTTTCTGACAGACAGTCAGATTTCCTTGCGGGGACCCTTCACAGTTGTCGCGCCCTTTGCTCTGATGACCGGCGAACCGGTGGATCGCCAGGCCGTCGGAGGTCAGGAGGAGCGGTGGAGTTCAACCTTGCCGATCTGTTCGAGTCGGTCGTCGACGTGGTACCGGACCGCGAGGCCCTCGTGTACGTCGACCATCCCGGCACCGGCGCGGAACGCCGCCTGACCTACGCGGAGCTGGACGCGGCCGCCAATCGCGTCGCCCACCACCTGACCGACAGCGGGATACGGCCCGGAGAACACCTGGGCCTGCACCTGTACAACGGGGTCGAATACCTGCAGACGGTGCTCGCCTGCCTCAAGGCGCGCATCGTCCCGGTGAACGTCAACTACCGCTATGTCGAGGAGGAGTTGGCCTACCTCTACCGGGACGCGGATCTGGCCGCGCTCGTCTTCGACGCGGAGTTCGGCGACCGGGTGGCCGCGGCGCTGCCGCGCGCGCCGAAGCTGCGGTACCTGCTGGCAGTGGGCGGGACTTCTTCGCAGGTACCCGGCGCCGTCCCGTTCACCGGGGCGGAGGCGTCCGGGTCGGCCGAGCGGGGCTTCCCGGCCCGGTCGGGCGACGACCAGTTCATCATCTACACCGGCGGCACGACCGGCATGCCCAAGGGCGTGATGTGGCGCCAGGAAGACCTGTTCTTCGCCGGTCTGGGCGGCGGGGCGCCGACGGGCGAGCCGGTGAAGACGCCGCGGGAGCTGGCCGAGCGGGTCGCGGCGGGCGGTTCGGGGATCACCTTCTTCCCCACTCCCCCGCTGATGCACGGCACGTCCACCCTCACCGCCTTCATCGGCTTCAACTTCGGCCAACGGGTGGTCCTGCACCGCAAGTTCGTACCGGAGGAAGTGCTGCGGACCATCGAGAAGGAGAAGGTCACCAGCGTGTCGCTGGTCGGCGACGCGATGTTGCGGCCGCTGATCGACGCCCTCGGCGGACCGATGAAGGGCACCGACTGCTCGGCGCTGTTCAGCGTCTCCTCGTCCGGCGCGATCATGTCGGAGACCGTGCGCCGGCAGTTCCGGGAGCTGGTGCCGAACGCCATGCTGCTGAACAACTTCGGCTCCTCCGAGTCGGGCTTCAACGGGACGGCGACGGACGACTCGGGCCCGGAGCGGGGCTTCCGTATCCGGGTCAACTCCCGTACACAGGTCGTGGATCCGGCGACGGGCGAGCCGGTCGCCGCGGGCGAGGTCGGCCGGGTCGCCCAGTGCGGCCATGTGCCGCTCGGCTACTACAACGACGTGCGCAAAACCGCCGAGACGTTCTTCGAGAAAGACGGGCAGCGCTGGGTGCTGCTCGGCGACATGGCGACGGTGGACGAGGAGGGCGTGGTCACGGTCCTCGGCCGGGGCTCGCAGTGCATCAACACCGGGGGCGAGAAGGTGTACCCGGAGGAGGTCGAACAGGCGCTCAAGGCCCATCCGGACGTCTACGACGTGCTGGTCGCCGGGGTGCCGGACGCCACGTGGGGCAACCATGTGGCGGCCGTGGTGCAGTTGCGCGAGGGCGCGCGGCAGCCGTCGCTGACCGACATCCAGGACCACTGCCGCACCCGGCTGGCCGGGTACAAGATCCCGCGCCAGCTGGTGATCACGAACTCCGTCCAGCGGTCCCCGAGCGGCAAGGCGGACTACCGGTGGGCGCGGGAGGTGGCGGTGGCGGCGGACCGGTGACCCGCGGCCCCCAGGACGCTTCAGGCGGAGGCACGGCCCGCGGCCGGGCCGGTGCCCGCACCTTGGTCGAGGAACCCGAGGGTGCGGCCGACGAAGTACTCCGGGTCGTCCAGCCACGGGTAGTGGCCGGCACCGGGCTGGACGGCGACCTCGGCGCGCGGGAAGGCCTCGGCGGCACGGCGGACGAGATCGGGGTGGGGGTTGCCGTCGACTCCGCCCGCACACATCAGGACCGGGGCGGTCAGGGAGGCGAGCGCGGCCCGGGTGGCGTCCGGGGTGAAGGCACCCTCGGCGAAGTACCGGTCGCCCGCGTCGTCGTTGGTCTGCTCCTCGGCGGCGCCGTCATGGGCTCGGGCGGCATCGTCCCAGCGGCCGTAGAAGAACGGCATGAAGACCTCGTCGAAGTCCCCGTCGCCCGCGAGCCATGCCTCGAACGCGGGGTACGCCTGCGCGAACCACGGCTCGCCCGCCCGCAGTCGGGCCACGGCCAGCCGCTCCTCGGGCGTCGCCCGCAGACCGAGGGCCGAGAGGTTGGGTGTGATCAGCACGAGCCGCCGTATCCGGTGGGGGTAACGGGCCGCATAGAGCGTCGCAAGGCAGCCGGCCGCCGAGTGAGCGAGCAGATCCATGTGCTCCAGGCCCATGTGGGCGCGCCACACCTCCACGTCGTCGACCATCCGGTCACAGCGATATGTCTCCGGGTCGGCCGGCACCGCCGAGTCCCCGGTGCCCCGCAGGTCCAGCAGGGCCAGGCGGCGGTGGGCCGTGAGCCCGCCCAGATCGCCGAGGTAGACGGAGGCCCGCATGGGCCCGCCGGGCAGGACGGCGAGCGTCTCGCCCTCGCCCCTCAGGTGGTAGGCGATCCGGGTTCCGTCGGCTGCGATGAAGGTCGGCATGCGGTTGATCCTCCCGGTCGGTCCGGACGGCCCGCAACCGGCTTCGCGCACCGGGCACGGGCGCGGCTCCGCCCCGGGAGCGCGCTCACAGGGCGATGGGCCGGTAGGCCAGCAGCTCCTCGACGATCCGCGCCGCCGGGGCGTCCACAAGATGGGCGGGCGGGTGGAAGAGCAGGTCGGTGGGCCGGGGGTGGACGACGTTGGTCTTCAGCACCAGCAGGTAGTAGTCGGCGTCGGGATCTCCCGACGCGTACGCCGCCACGGTCCGGCGGACGATCTCGGTCAGTTCCTCGCGGGTGACGTCCGGAACGCGCGGCGGACCCGGGCGGGCGGCCTCGAGGGCGAACTCCTCCAGATCACGGGAGGCGTACCAGCACAGGAAGTCCGAAGGCCCGTAGCCGTTACCGGTCGCCATGTTGAAGGCGTCGACCGCCCGGCGCCCGGCCTCCTCGTCCTCGTACAGCAGATTCTCGATCCTCCCGATCTCCTCGCCCAGCTCCGCAAGTCGCTCGGCCGGCACGGCCGGGGGCAGCAGTTCCCGTCGCAGCTCCACGGACCCATTCTGCGAGACGCCGCCGAGAAAGTCCGGGCAGACCCCTTGCCCGGAGTGGGACGGCCTGCATTACTGACCCCGAACAGGTCGACCGAATGATCGGTCGTCCAGAATGTGTGGCTGACGAGGGAGAAGTCCCGATGGCGGATGCGACGGACCTGCTCGACGCCGGCGAGAAGCTGGGGCCGGAGGAGCTGCGGGCGCTCCAGCTGGAGCGGCTGCGCGCCTCGCTGCGGCACGCCTACGACCATGTGCCCTTCTACCGGGATTCGTTCGACAAGGCCGGCGTCCGCCCGGAGGACTGCCGTTCGCTCGCCGACCTGGCCCACTTCCCCTTCACCACCAAGACGGATCTCCGGGAGAACTACCCCTACGGCATGTTCGCCGTGTCCCGCGACCGCATCCGCCGCCTCCACGCCTCCAGCGGCACCACGGGGCTGCCCACGGTGGTCGGCTATACGGACAACGACCTTTCCATGTGGGCCGACATGGTGGCGCGGTCGATCCGGGCGGCGGGCGGGCGGCCCGGTGACACGGTCCATGTGGCGTACGGCTATGGGCTGTTCACCGGGGGCCTGGGCGCACACTATGGTGCCGAGCGCCTGGGCTGTACGGTCATCCCCGCGTCCGGTGGCATGACGGCTCGCCAGGTCCAGCTGATCCGGGATCTCGAACCCGGCGTCATCATGGTCACGCCGTCGTACATGCTGGCGCTGCTGGACGAGTTCGAGCGGCAGGGTGTGGATCCGCGCGGCACCTCGCTGCGGGTCGGCATCTTCGGCGCCGAGCCCTGGACCGAGCAGATGCGGCGCGAGATCGAGGAGCGGTTCGCGATCGACGCCGTCGACCTCTACGGGCTGTCGGAGGTGATCGGGCCGGGGGTCGCCCAGGAGTGCGTCGAGACCAAGGACGGCCTGCATGTGTGGGAGGACCACTTCTATCCGGAGGTGGTCGACCCGATCACGGGCGAGGTGCTGCCGGAGGGCGAGCGCGGCGAGTTGGTGTTCACCTCGCTCACCAAACAGGCCATGCCGATCGTCCGATACCGGACCCGGGACCTGACCCGGCTGCTGCCCGGCACGGCCCGTGTGTTCCGGCGGATGGAGAAGATCACCGGGCGCAGTGACGACATGGTGATCCTGCGCGGGGTCAATCTGTTCCCGACCCAGATCGAGGAGATCGTGCTGCGCACGCCCGGCGTTGCGCCGCACTTCCAACTGCGCCTCACCCGGCAGGGACGCCTCGACGCGCTCACCGTACGCGCCGAGGCCCGCCCCGGCGCCACGCCCGGGGAGCGGGAGGCGGCAGCCCTCTCCATCGCCGCGGCCGTGAAGGACGGCGTCGGCGTGACGGTGGACGTGGAGATCGTGGAACCCGAGGCGCTGGAACGCTCCGTCGGCAAGATCCGCCGCATCGTGGACCTGCGGCCGCGCTAGCGCTCACGGCACGGACGGGCACGGGTGAGCCTTCGGAGGGCCTCCGGCCGGCAGGGACGGCCGGTCAGACCGCGGGGACGGGCAGCAGCCGGTAGGCGTCCCCGCGCGTGATCACGCGGCCGGCGGTGGGCGGCGCGAAGTGGGTGCCGAGGACGAGGGTGTCCGTGTCGGCCGCGGAGCCGAGCAGCTTGCGGCGCGAGGCCTCGGACTGCCGCGGGTCGATGTCGACGCAGGCGCCGATGGCGGGGTGGGCGAGCTGGACCGGATGGTGGATGCAGTCGCCGGTGATCAGTGCGGTCTCACCCCGGCTGGTCAGCTCGACGGCGAGGTGGCCGGGAGTGTGGCCGGGGGTGGGCGTCAGGCGCAGGCCCGGGGCGATCTCGACGCCCCCGTCCGGGACGTCGACGAGGTCCAGCAGACCCGCCTGCTCGACCGGGATCACCGAGTCGCGGAACATC is a genomic window of Streptomyces griseochromogenes containing:
- a CDS encoding crotonase/enoyl-CoA hydratase family protein, with translation MGGTEHLTVQREGATLVLTLNRPEAKNALSLPMLVGLYDGWIEADEDDAIRSIVLTGTQGAFCAGMDLKALAGDGMAGQHYRDRLKADPDLHWKAMLRHHRPRKPVIAAVEGYCVAGGTEILQGTDIRVAGASATFGLFEVRRGLFPIGGSTVRLQRQIPRTHALEMLLTGRPYSAEEAAAIGLIGHVVPDGTALARAMEIAEQINACGPLAVEAVKASVYETAEMTETDGLAAELARGWPVFDTADAKEGTRAFAEKRPPVYKRA
- a CDS encoding acyl-CoA synthetase, with the translated sequence MEFNLADLFESVVDVVPDREALVYVDHPGTGAERRLTYAELDAAANRVAHHLTDSGIRPGEHLGLHLYNGVEYLQTVLACLKARIVPVNVNYRYVEEELAYLYRDADLAALVFDAEFGDRVAAALPRAPKLRYLLAVGGTSSQVPGAVPFTGAEASGSAERGFPARSGDDQFIIYTGGTTGMPKGVMWRQEDLFFAGLGGGAPTGEPVKTPRELAERVAAGGSGITFFPTPPLMHGTSTLTAFIGFNFGQRVVLHRKFVPEEVLRTIEKEKVTSVSLVGDAMLRPLIDALGGPMKGTDCSALFSVSSSGAIMSETVRRQFRELVPNAMLLNNFGSSESGFNGTATDDSGPERGFRIRVNSRTQVVDPATGEPVAAGEVGRVAQCGHVPLGYYNDVRKTAETFFEKDGQRWVLLGDMATVDEEGVVTVLGRGSQCINTGGEKVYPEEVEQALKAHPDVYDVLVAGVPDATWGNHVAAVVQLREGARQPSLTDIQDHCRTRLAGYKIPRQLVITNSVQRSPSGKADYRWAREVAVAADR
- a CDS encoding alpha/beta fold hydrolase, which gives rise to MPTFIAADGTRIAYHLRGEGETLAVLPGGPMRASVYLGDLGGLTAHRRLALLDLRGTGDSAVPADPETYRCDRMVDDVEVWRAHMGLEHMDLLAHSAAGCLATLYAARYPHRIRRLVLITPNLSALGLRATPEERLAVARLRAGEPWFAQAYPAFEAWLAGDGDFDEVFMPFFYGRWDDAARAHDGAAEEQTNDDAGDRYFAEGAFTPDATRAALASLTAPVLMCAGGVDGNPHPDLVRRAAEAFPRAEVAVQPGAGHYPWLDDPEYFVGRTLGFLDQGAGTGPAAGRASA
- the paaK gene encoding phenylacetate--CoA ligase PaaK is translated as MADATDLLDAGEKLGPEELRALQLERLRASLRHAYDHVPFYRDSFDKAGVRPEDCRSLADLAHFPFTTKTDLRENYPYGMFAVSRDRIRRLHASSGTTGLPTVVGYTDNDLSMWADMVARSIRAAGGRPGDTVHVAYGYGLFTGGLGAHYGAERLGCTVIPASGGMTARQVQLIRDLEPGVIMVTPSYMLALLDEFERQGVDPRGTSLRVGIFGAEPWTEQMRREIEERFAIDAVDLYGLSEVIGPGVAQECVETKDGLHVWEDHFYPEVVDPITGEVLPEGERGELVFTSLTKQAMPIVRYRTRDLTRLLPGTARVFRRMEKITGRSDDMVILRGVNLFPTQIEEIVLRTPGVAPHFQLRLTRQGRLDALTVRAEARPGATPGEREAAALSIAAAVKDGVGVTVDVEIVEPEALERSVGKIRRIVDLRPR